A genomic region of Blattabacterium cuenoti contains the following coding sequences:
- the ileS gene encoding isoleucine--tRNA ligase yields MSRIFIEYKKLNLSQITIEISQFWKKHNFFQSNSNFCNKKNPLLYVLYEGPPSLNGNPGIHHILTRTIKDIFCRYHTLKGKKVFRKAGWDAHGLPVELNVEKNMGITKNDIGKKISVKQYNNFCKNFVNKSLKKWQSFTDKIGYFIDLDNSFITYNTKYIESIWWLIKKLYNKNLIYKGFTIQPYSPAAGTGLSYHELNMPETYKEVKQLSPFLKFKAIKNTLPERFQNILGDIYFISWTTAPWTIPSNTALAIGFDIDYVLVTTYNTYTFLKESIVFSEKLIHKILLSNQFYSVSSNIELDINNIKKNHKIPYFIVEKFKGKELIFSKYEQLLPWFKPYYNEKNAFQIVIGDFVNVNEGTGIVHISPTFGMDDFMVSKKYNIPPMLVLNEENIPVPLVDFQGKFIKNFPYGFSEKYVKDEFNTNQKKFFSVDKEIIFFLEKEHKIFRTEKYIHFYPHCWRTEKPILYYLLNSWFIKTTDIKEKMITLNQKIQWYPDFTGKKRFDSWLKNTKDWNLSRSRYWGTPLPIWRTEKGDEEIVVGSIKELFFEIQKSIKYGFMSHNVFEDFILDDMSDNNYDKIDLHKHILDGIILTSSKGTPMKREPDLIDVWFDSGAMPYAQFHYPFENKEYIDKNLLFPADFISEGIDQTRGWFFTLHTISSLLFDSIAYKNVVSTGLVLDKNGRKMSKSKGNSINPFDLIDNYGPDAIRWYIIFNSEPWENLKFNINEVHTVINKFFGTLYNIYSFFVLYANIDGFSYKEKEEESLNYYTGLDFWILSELNTLIKETDNYYANYNPSKVARLISSFVLDKLSNWYVRLCRRRFWKEKYTKNKISAYQILYKCLIVVAKLISPIAPFFSERLYVDLNSVTEKENFKSVHMTSYPIYDSNLINKKLENRMLWIQKIIAMVFSIRKKNKIKIRQPLQRLLILISDEKMRLQLEQSSEIIFQEANVKKIEFLSSYKNLELIKHIKPNYQSLGPKFGNKTQSISNIIKKFSQKEIREIEENKKCVFFLKEEKIHIFLEDVKIITEYIKGWSVLFDSKLTIALDLRITDSLWKEGFLRELIRHIQKIRKDRKYDVIEKIFVYISIKGNDIYRNKVQIFLQKKKDFICKETLAIDVFLQENVTKYEEEEEKIYFEEKFILYMQIRKSENVKE; encoded by the coding sequence ATGTCAAGAATATTTATAGAATATAAAAAATTGAATCTTAGTCAGATAACCATAGAAATCTCTCAATTTTGGAAAAAACATAATTTTTTTCAAAGTAATTCTAATTTTTGTAATAAAAAAAATCCCCTTTTATATGTTTTATATGAAGGGCCTCCATCTTTAAATGGTAATCCTGGAATTCATCATATTCTAACTAGAACTATAAAGGATATTTTTTGTAGATATCACACACTTAAAGGTAAAAAAGTATTTAGAAAAGCAGGTTGGGATGCCCATGGCCTTCCAGTAGAATTAAATGTGGAAAAGAATATGGGAATTACTAAAAATGATATAGGAAAAAAAATTAGTGTAAAACAATATAATAATTTTTGTAAAAATTTTGTCAATAAATCATTAAAAAAATGGCAATCATTTACAGATAAAATAGGATATTTTATAGATTTAGATAATTCCTTTATTACTTATAATACAAAATATATAGAAAGTATATGGTGGTTAATCAAAAAGTTATATAATAAAAATCTTATTTATAAAGGTTTTACAATTCAACCTTATTCTCCGGCTGCAGGAACAGGATTAAGTTATCATGAATTGAATATGCCGGAAACTTATAAGGAAGTGAAGCAATTATCTCCTTTTTTAAAATTTAAGGCAATTAAAAATACTTTACCTGAAAGATTTCAAAATATTTTAGGTGATATATATTTTATATCATGGACAACGGCTCCTTGGACTATTCCTTCAAATACAGCATTAGCTATTGGTTTTGACATAGACTATGTATTAGTGACAACCTATAATACATATACGTTTTTAAAAGAAAGTATTGTTTTTTCTGAAAAATTAATTCATAAAATATTGTTATCAAATCAATTTTATTCTGTGTCAAGTAACATTGAGTTAGATATTAATAATATAAAAAAAAACCATAAAATCCCTTATTTTATAGTAGAAAAATTTAAAGGAAAAGAATTAATATTCAGTAAATATGAACAATTGTTACCTTGGTTCAAACCTTATTATAACGAAAAGAATGCCTTTCAGATCGTAATAGGAGATTTTGTTAATGTCAATGAAGGAACAGGAATTGTTCATATTTCTCCAACATTTGGAATGGATGATTTTATGGTGTCTAAAAAATATAATATTCCTCCAATGTTAGTTTTAAATGAAGAAAATATACCTGTTCCTTTAGTTGATTTTCAAGGAAAATTTATAAAAAATTTTCCTTACGGATTTTCAGAGAAATATGTTAAAGATGAATTCAATACAAATCAAAAAAAATTTTTTTCAGTAGATAAAGAAATAATTTTTTTTCTAGAAAAAGAACATAAAATATTTAGAACGGAAAAATATATTCATTTTTATCCACACTGTTGGAGAACAGAAAAACCAATACTTTATTATCTATTAAATTCATGGTTTATAAAAACTACAGATATAAAAGAGAAAATGATTACTTTGAATCAAAAAATTCAATGGTATCCTGATTTTACAGGGAAAAAACGTTTTGATTCTTGGCTAAAAAATACAAAAGATTGGAATCTTTCACGTTCTAGATATTGGGGGACCCCACTTCCTATTTGGAGAACCGAAAAAGGAGATGAGGAAATTGTAGTAGGATCAATTAAAGAGTTATTTTTTGAAATTCAAAAATCTATTAAATATGGTTTTATGTCACATAATGTATTTGAAGATTTTATATTAGATGATATGAGTGACAATAATTATGATAAAATAGATTTGCATAAACATATTTTGGATGGGATCATATTGACTTCTTCCAAAGGGACCCCTATGAAAAGAGAACCGGATTTAATTGATGTGTGGTTTGATTCTGGTGCTATGCCATATGCTCAATTTCATTATCCATTTGAAAATAAAGAATATATAGATAAAAATTTATTATTTCCCGCTGATTTTATTTCGGAAGGGATAGATCAGACAAGAGGATGGTTTTTTACTTTGCATACTATTAGCAGTTTATTATTTGATTCTATAGCATATAAAAATGTTGTATCAACAGGATTGGTTTTAGATAAAAATGGTCGTAAAATGTCAAAAAGTAAAGGAAATTCTATAAATCCTTTTGATTTAATAGACAATTATGGCCCTGATGCTATACGTTGGTATATTATATTTAATTCTGAGCCTTGGGAGAATTTAAAATTTAATATAAATGAGGTTCATACTGTTATAAATAAATTTTTTGGAACCTTGTATAATATCTATTCTTTTTTTGTTTTATATGCTAATATTGATGGTTTTTCTTATAAAGAAAAAGAAGAAGAGTCTTTAAATTATTATACAGGATTAGATTTTTGGATTCTTTCTGAATTAAATACTCTTATTAAAGAAACAGATAATTATTATGCCAATTACAATCCAAGTAAAGTTGCTCGTTTGATTTCATCTTTCGTTTTAGATAAATTAAGTAATTGGTATGTTAGATTATGTAGAAGAAGATTTTGGAAAGAAAAATATACAAAAAATAAAATATCTGCATATCAAATTCTTTATAAATGTTTAATTGTTGTAGCTAAGTTAATTTCTCCCATTGCTCCATTTTTTTCTGAAAGATTATATGTGGATTTAAATTCTGTTACTGAAAAAGAAAATTTCAAAAGTGTTCATATGACAAGTTATCCTATTTATGATTCTAATTTAATTAATAAAAAATTGGAAAATAGGATGCTTTGGATTCAGAAAATAATAGCAATGGTTTTTTCTATAAGAAAAAAAAATAAAATAAAAATTCGTCAACCTTTGCAAAGGTTGCTAATTCTTATTTCTGATGAAAAAATGCGTTTACAATTGGAACAATCGTCTGAAATTATATTTCAAGAAGCTAATGTAAAAAAAATAGAATTTCTTTCCTCTTACAAAAATCTTGAATTAATCAAACATATTAAGCCTAATTATCAATCTTTGGGGCCTAAATTTGGAAATAAAACTCAAAGTATTTCTAATATTATAAAAAAATTTAGTCAAAAAGAAATTAGAGAAATAGAAGAAAATAAAAAATGCGTTTTTTTTCTTAAAGAAGAAAAAATTCATATTTTTTTAGAAGATGTAAAAATTATTACTGAATATATTAAAGGTTGGTCGGTTTTATTTGATTCAAAATTAACGATAGCATTAGACTTACGTATTACAGATTCTCTTTGGAAAGAAGGTTTTCTTAGAGAATTAATTAGACATATACAAAAAATTAGAAAAGATCGTAAATATGATGTAATTGAAAAAATATTTGTATATATAAGTATAAAAGGAAATGATATATATCGAAATAAAGTACAAATTTTTTTGCAAAAAAAAAAAGATTTTATTTGTAAAGAAACTCTTGCTATAGATGTTTTTTTACAAGAAAATGTAACAAAATATGAAGAAGAGGAAGAAAAAATATATTTTGAAGAAAAATTCATATTATATATGCAGATTCGAAAATCTGAAAATGTAAAAGAATGA
- the mutS gene encoding DNA mismatch repair protein MutS, with protein sequence MNKNETFSCKKKEETPLIKQYNNIKTKYPDTILLFQVGDFYETFGEDAIKCSKTLNIVLTKRSHIHLAGFPCHSLSTYLPKLIRSGFRVAICNQLEEPKKGKNIVKRGVTELITPGVTINENIIPPKSNNFLASIHVEKNKYFGLSFLDISTGEFFVTEDTKNNILQYLKHFHPSEILFQKKEKKFFDQLLKGKYYTFIMEDWMFDYSLAYEKLTSHFKINSLKGFGINDLKLGIISCGAVLSYLHNTLHLNIKHISNIRRIKRKEYMWIDDFTFRNLEIFYPLHKEGVSLIKILDYTITPMGGRLLKNWILFPLKNLFYIQKRHQIVQELCTNNMIRTFIKTKLKNVYDIERIISKIAVGKISPREMYTLYKSLISITKIQKKFLSQESKILTNIGSSFQDCNFICEKIANTIQENPPHQIEKGKGNVIIKGFSKELDEIRMMYFSQKEYLEKLCSIEQLKTGINNLKIGFNNIFGYFFEVKISKIEKVPSHWMQKQTLTNSVRYITEELKNYELKIFNAEQKIFSLEKEIFNNLTNQILEIIKPLQKNAKIIAKLDVLCSFSNLALENNYVKPNINDSLKISIIKGRHPVIERQFIAKTSYIPNDIILNKSNQQILIITGPNMAGKSAILRQTAIIILMAHIGSFVPAKYAKIGLIDKIFSRVGASDNISLGESTFMVEMNETANILNNISRRSFIILDEIGRGTSTYDGISIAKSIIEFLHEKNVRPLTLFATHYHELNEMSLFFKRIKNYHVSVKKTDDNIIFMRKLIIGESKDSFGIYVAKISGMPVEIIEKAKKILNTLKSKKNKTEMNKKKIFYLLKKIIFSIKTIKNIDSLSVQDAAIKIHEIKNLLDY encoded by the coding sequence ATGAATAAAAATGAAACCTTTTCTTGCAAAAAAAAAGAAGAAACTCCATTAATAAAGCAATATAATAATATAAAAACTAAATATCCAGATACAATTTTATTATTTCAAGTTGGAGATTTTTATGAAACTTTTGGAGAAGATGCCATTAAATGTTCTAAAACATTAAATATCGTTTTAACCAAACGATCTCATATACATTTAGCAGGTTTTCCTTGCCATTCTTTAAGTACTTATTTACCAAAATTGATACGTTCAGGATTTCGTGTAGCTATTTGTAATCAATTAGAAGAACCAAAAAAAGGTAAAAATATTGTAAAAAGAGGAGTAACAGAACTTATTACTCCAGGAGTAACCATAAATGAAAATATTATACCTCCTAAATCAAACAATTTTTTAGCTTCTATTCACGTAGAAAAAAATAAATATTTTGGTTTAAGTTTTTTAGATATTTCTACTGGTGAATTTTTTGTAACAGAAGATACAAAAAATAATATTTTACAATATTTAAAACATTTTCATCCTAGTGAAATTCTTTTTCAAAAAAAGGAAAAAAAATTCTTCGATCAATTGTTAAAAGGAAAATACTATACTTTTATTATGGAAGATTGGATGTTTGATTATTCATTGGCATATGAAAAATTAACATCACACTTTAAAATAAATTCATTAAAAGGCTTTGGAATAAATGATTTAAAATTAGGTATTATTTCTTGTGGAGCCGTTTTATCTTACTTACATAATACTCTACATTTAAACATAAAACATATTTCTAATATACGAAGAATCAAAAGGAAAGAATACATGTGGATAGACGATTTTACTTTTCGAAATTTAGAAATATTTTATCCATTACATAAAGAAGGAGTTTCTTTAATAAAGATACTAGATTATACTATCACTCCTATGGGGGGAAGGTTATTGAAGAATTGGATTCTTTTTCCTTTAAAAAATTTATTTTATATACAAAAACGTCATCAAATAGTACAAGAATTATGCACTAATAATATGATACGTACTTTTATCAAAACAAAACTAAAAAATGTTTATGATATAGAAAGAATAATTTCAAAAATCGCTGTTGGAAAAATTTCTCCACGTGAAATGTATACATTATATAAATCTTTAATTTCCATAACCAAAATACAAAAAAAATTTCTATCTCAAGAATCTAAAATTCTTACAAATATTGGAAGTTCTTTTCAAGATTGTAATTTTATATGTGAAAAAATTGCTAATACGATACAAGAAAACCCTCCACATCAAATTGAAAAAGGAAAAGGAAATGTTATCATTAAAGGTTTTTCTAAGGAATTAGATGAAATTCGTATGATGTACTTTTCTCAAAAAGAATATTTAGAAAAACTTTGTTCAATCGAACAATTAAAAACAGGAATTAATAATCTAAAAATTGGATTTAATAATATTTTTGGATATTTTTTTGAAGTTAAAATTTCTAAAATAGAAAAAGTCCCATCTCACTGGATGCAAAAACAAACATTGACGAATTCAGTTCGGTATATTACTGAAGAGTTAAAAAATTATGAACTAAAAATATTTAATGCCGAACAAAAAATATTTTCTTTGGAAAAAGAGATATTTAATAATCTAACAAATCAAATATTAGAAATAATAAAACCCTTACAAAAAAATGCAAAAATAATTGCAAAATTAGATGTATTATGTTCTTTTTCTAATTTAGCATTAGAAAATAATTATGTTAAACCAAACATAAACGATTCCTTAAAAATATCAATAATAAAAGGACGACATCCAGTCATTGAAAGACAATTCATTGCTAAAACTTCTTACATCCCTAATGATATTATTTTAAATAAATCAAATCAACAAATATTAATCATAACAGGACCTAATATGGCAGGAAAATCGGCTATTTTACGTCAAACTGCTATTATTATACTGATGGCTCACATTGGTAGTTTTGTTCCTGCTAAATATGCAAAAATAGGATTAATAGACAAAATATTCAGTAGAGTTGGAGCATCCGATAACATTTCTTTAGGAGAATCGACTTTTATGGTAGAAATGAATGAAACAGCAAATATATTAAATAATATTTCCAGAAGAAGTTTTATCATTTTAGATGAAATAGGAAGAGGAACTAGTACTTATGATGGAATTTCAATAGCAAAATCGATCATTGAATTTTTACATGAAAAAAATGTACGTCCTCTAACCTTATTTGCCACACATTATCATGAATTAAATGAAATGAGTCTTTTTTTTAAAAGAATAAAAAACTATCATGTATCTGTAAAAAAAACAGATGATAACATTATTTTTATGCGAAAACTAATAATTGGAGAAAGTAAAGATAGTTTTGGAATTTATGTAGCGAAAATATCGGGTATGCCTGTAGAAATTATTGAAAAAGCGAAAAAAATATTAAATACATTAAAATCAAAAAAAAATAAAACGGAAATGAATAAAAAAAAAATTTTTTATTTATTAAAAAAAATAATTTTTTCTATAAAAACAATAAAAAATATTGATTCTTTATCAGTGCAAGATGCAGCTATTAAAATTCATGAGATTAAAAATTTATTGGATTATTAA
- the guaB gene encoding IMP dehydrogenase — MSLNKKILKEALTFDDVLLVPSYSSILPSEVSLKISLTLDITMNIPILSAAMDTVTGSSLAISIAREGGIGIIHKNMNIENQSEEVYRVKRSESGMIDDPITLSRNSTLRYAQYLMKKFKISGLPVIEKDYSLVGIITRRDIKYRIDLDSLVEEVMTKEKLITSNKNITLEEAKNILLKERIEKLPIVDDCNKLVGLITIRDIDNLIEYPNACKDSRGRLRVGAAIGIDERTLERVESLVKIGADIITIDSAHGHSSKILKTIKLIRHSFPKITLLTGNVVTMEGAKDLIDAGSTVLKVGIGSGSICTTRVIAGVGMPQITAINDVYEYAKKRNVSVISDGGIRYSGDVVKAIAAGASSVMIGSLFAGTDEAPGEEVIFQGRKFKTYVGMGSLIAMKRGSKDRYFQFNEKSVPEGIEAIVPYKGKMKDVIYQICGGLRSGMGYCGVSSIIELMKTGKFVRITNSGLKENHPHSVNITKESPNYFNYSQ, encoded by the coding sequence ATGTCTTTAAATAAAAAGATTTTAAAAGAAGCTCTTACTTTTGATGATGTTTTACTTGTTCCTTCTTATTCTTCAATTCTCCCATCAGAAGTTTCTCTTAAAATTTCTCTAACACTTGATATTACTATGAATATTCCTATATTAAGTGCAGCTATGGATACAGTGACAGGATCCTCTTTAGCTATATCCATAGCTAGAGAAGGAGGAATAGGAATTATTCATAAAAATATGAATATAGAAAACCAATCTGAAGAGGTTTATAGAGTTAAAAGAAGTGAAAGTGGAATGATAGATGATCCTATTACTCTTTCTAGAAATTCAACATTAAGATATGCTCAATATCTTATGAAAAAGTTTAAAATTTCTGGATTACCTGTTATAGAAAAAGATTATTCATTAGTAGGAATTATTACCAGAAGAGATATAAAATATCGTATTGATTTAGATTCTTTAGTTGAAGAAGTGATGACAAAAGAAAAGTTAATTACATCTAATAAAAATATAACTCTAGAAGAAGCCAAAAATATTTTATTGAAAGAAAGAATAGAAAAATTGCCTATTGTAGATGATTGTAATAAATTAGTAGGATTAATCACGATTAGAGATATTGATAATCTAATTGAATATCCTAACGCTTGCAAAGATTCTAGGGGTCGTTTACGTGTAGGTGCGGCTATTGGAATAGATGAAAGAACATTAGAAAGAGTAGAATCTTTAGTGAAGATAGGTGCGGATATTATAACTATAGATTCAGCGCATGGTCATTCTTCTAAAATATTAAAAACAATAAAATTGATTAGACATTCTTTTCCAAAAATAACATTATTAACAGGAAATGTAGTGACCATGGAGGGGGCTAAAGATTTGATAGATGCCGGGTCAACTGTTTTAAAAGTAGGCATTGGATCTGGGTCTATCTGTACAACGAGAGTCATAGCTGGAGTAGGGATGCCACAAATAACGGCTATTAATGATGTATATGAATATGCTAAAAAAAGAAATGTGAGCGTTATTTCTGATGGAGGGATCAGATATTCAGGAGATGTGGTCAAAGCGATTGCTGCTGGAGCTAGTTCTGTTATGATTGGAAGTTTATTTGCAGGAACAGATGAAGCTCCAGGAGAAGAAGTTATTTTTCAAGGAAGAAAATTTAAAACTTATGTAGGGATGGGGTCATTAATAGCAATGAAAAGAGGAAGTAAAGATCGTTATTTTCAATTTAACGAGAAATCTGTTCCGGAAGGAATAGAAGCAATAGTTCCCTATAAAGGGAAAATGAAAGATGTAATTTATCAAATTTGTGGAGGATTGCGTTCCGGAATGGGATATTGTGGAGTTTCCTCAATTATAGAACTGATGAAAACAGGTAAATTTGTGAGAATCACTAATTCAGGATTAAAAGAAAACCATCCACATAGTGTAAATATAACTAAAGAATCACCGAATTATTTTAATTATAGTCAGTAA
- the rplS gene encoding 50S ribosomal protein L19: MSQNIIKYTEDKFLSKNHFPLFYSGDTITIFFEIKEGEKKRVQSFKGVVIKKQGKGLTKTFTIRKISAGIGIERIFIFNQPNIRKIEVNKKGKVRRSKIYYFRSLRGKKARVKS, encoded by the coding sequence ATGTCTCAAAATATTATAAAATACACAGAAGATAAATTTTTATCTAAAAATCATTTTCCATTGTTTTATTCAGGAGATACAATCACTATTTTTTTCGAAATTAAAGAAGGAGAAAAAAAAAGAGTTCAATCTTTCAAAGGTGTGGTTATAAAAAAACAAGGAAAAGGATTAACTAAAACATTTACTATTCGTAAAATAAGTGCAGGGATAGGAATAGAACGCATATTCATCTTTAATCAGCCTAACATACGAAAAATAGAAGTAAACAAAAAAGGAAAAGTTAGAAGATCTAAAATTTATTATTTTAGATCTCTAAGAGGGAAAAAGGCAAGAGTAAAAAGTTAA
- the glmM gene encoding phosphoglucosamine mutase: MTLVKSSSGIRGTLGGKVGYGFSPIDIIQFLAGYVSCMKRKYKNKKKFFFILGRDGRVSSLLFQQFLIITFQSLGVDVINIGLSTTPTVGIAVMNEKADGGVMLTASHNPKNWNGLKMFNSYGEFLSEEDFKKLYYIAEKKYFNFSSYKKLGNLFYKENYIQKHIEKILSLPIIEKNIIQRAKLKIVVDGINSTGGIAVPILLKYLGVHVIKMYCDPHGDFVHNPEPIEKNLKKICKKVPEIKADLGISVDPDVDRVVFICENGDFFGEEYTLVSIADYILENKLGPVVSTLSSSHALKDLSVKKGVPYYSTPVGEIHVIKKMKEVHAVVGGEGNGGIIYPNLRYGRDALIGIALFLTQIAKLDNIPLSKLKKRYSNYFMTKKKIRFSSHERIKMLLTIIRKKYKGNKMDFSDGIKIYFKYNEWIHIRKSNTENIIRIHTESTSRKRADFLSKKIIYEIKKL, translated from the coding sequence TTGACACTTGTAAAATCTTCATCTGGAATAAGAGGAACATTAGGAGGAAAGGTTGGATATGGTTTCTCTCCCATAGATATAATTCAATTTTTAGCAGGATATGTTTCCTGTATGAAAAGAAAATATAAAAATAAAAAAAAATTTTTTTTCATATTAGGTAGAGACGGAAGAGTTTCTTCTCTTTTATTTCAACAATTTTTAATAATTACTTTTCAAAGTCTTGGAGTTGATGTTATAAATATTGGTTTATCTACTACTCCTACAGTTGGAATTGCTGTTATGAATGAAAAAGCGGATGGAGGTGTAATGTTAACGGCAAGCCATAATCCTAAAAATTGGAACGGATTAAAAATGTTTAATTCTTATGGAGAATTTTTATCTGAAGAAGATTTTAAAAAATTGTACTATATAGCAGAAAAAAAATATTTTAATTTTTCCTCATATAAAAAATTAGGGAATCTTTTTTATAAAGAAAATTATATTCAGAAACATATAGAAAAAATTCTTTCCTTGCCTATCATAGAAAAAAATATAATTCAAAGAGCTAAATTAAAAATTGTGGTTGACGGAATTAATTCTACAGGAGGGATAGCTGTTCCTATTTTATTAAAATATTTAGGGGTTCATGTTATTAAAATGTATTGTGATCCTCATGGTGATTTTGTTCATAATCCTGAGCCTATTGAAAAAAACTTAAAAAAAATATGTAAAAAAGTACCGGAAATAAAAGCGGATTTAGGAATTTCCGTAGATCCTGATGTGGACCGAGTCGTGTTTATTTGTGAAAACGGAGATTTTTTTGGAGAAGAATATACTTTAGTATCCATAGCAGATTATATATTGGAAAATAAATTGGGTCCTGTTGTTTCTACTTTATCATCTTCTCATGCATTAAAAGACCTTTCTGTTAAAAAAGGAGTTCCTTATTATTCTACTCCTGTTGGAGAAATACATGTTATAAAAAAAATGAAAGAAGTTCATGCTGTTGTTGGAGGAGAAGGAAATGGAGGTATTATTTATCCTAATTTACGTTATGGAAGAGATGCATTGATTGGAATTGCATTATTTTTAACTCAAATAGCTAAACTTGATAATATTCCATTATCTAAATTAAAAAAACGATATTCTAATTATTTTATGACGAAAAAAAAAATTAGATTTTCTTCTCATGAACGAATTAAAATGTTATTAACAATAATAAGAAAAAAATATAAAGGAAATAAGATGGATTTTAGTGATGGAATTAAAATTTATTTTAAATATAATGAATGGATACATATCAGAAAATCAAATACTGAAAATATTATTAGAATACACACAGAAAGTACTTCAAGGAAAAGAGCTGATTTTTTATCAAAAAAAATCATATATGAAATAAAAAAATTATGA